The genome window GATACTTATACCAACGGTCGTCCGCCATTGGAGTTGGGCGGTGCGCTCTATACATCCCGCAAGACTGTAGATGAGGTTGAGACCATGAAGGTAACCACCTGTCTGAACCCTCTCCATACAGCGATGTCAATCTATGGTTGCATGCTCGACTATACCTTGATTTCTGCCGAGATGGCTGATGAGGACCTTCGTGCCTTCATCCAGAAGATTGGTTATATCGAGGCAATGCCAGTAGTAACAGATCCAGGTGTATTGAACCCATACGAATTTATCGGCACCGTTATCAACAAGCGTCTGCCTAACCCATTCATGCCAGATGCTCCTCAGCGTATCGCTACCGATACCAGCCAGAAACTCTCTATCCGTTTCGGTGAGACTATCAAGAAGTATATCGACCGTGGTCTCGACAAGAGCAATCTCGTGTTGATTCCTTTGGTTTTGGCTGGTTATGCCCGTTATCTCAAGGCATTGGATGATAACCTGAAGCCATTCGAGCCATCTTCCGACCCATTGTTGGCAGAGCTACAGGCCATCGTAGCTCCTCTGGAGGTAGGCAAGGCTGATCAGGACTACTCTTGCCTGAAGAATCTCTATTCCCGCAAGGATGTGTTCGGACTCGATCTCTACGAGGCTGGCTTCGGCGAGCAGATTGAGGGCATGGTGAAGGAACTTTTCGCCGGCAAGGGTGCCGTAAGACAGACATTGCATAAATATGTTTCTGCAAGATAATTCATTTTTAAACTTATACATTATAATATATATATGGAAAGAACATGGCGCTGGTTTGGCAAGAAAGATAAGATTACACTTGCACAGTTGAAGCAGATTGGTGTTGAGGGCATTGTTACCGCATTGCACGATGTTCCTCTGGGCGAGGTTTGGACACGCGAGAAGATTCATGAACTCAAGGAGTACATCGAGTCTTATGGTATGAAATGGAGCGTGGTAGAGTCTTTGCCTGTGGTTGAAACCCTGAAATATGGCGGTCCTGACCGTGATCATCAGATTGAGGTTTACAAGGAAAGTCTTCGCAACCTGGGCGAGGAAGGCATCAAGTGCATCTGCTACAACTTCATGCCTGTTTTAGACTGGGCTCGTACCGATTTGGCACACGAGAATCCTAACGGAGCCAACAACCTCTATATGAACTGGGGCGAGTTTGCCTACTTCGATATCTATATCCTGCAGCGTGAAGGCGCTCGTGAGGATTGGGCTGAGTTCTCTAAGGAGCACAAGTGGGGCAGAGACCTTGTGGCTGAGGCTGATGAAATCAAGAAGACTTCTACACCAGAGCAGGATCATGCCTTGGTTGAGAACATCATCATCAAGACCCAGGGCTTTGTATCGGGTAACTTCAGCGAGGGCGATTCTGCTCCTGTTCAGAAGTTCCGCGACCTCTTGAAGCTTTATGATGGCATCGACAAGAAGAAGTTGCAGGAGAACATGAAGTACTGGCTGGAGGCTATCATGCCTATCTGCGATGAATACGATATCAACATGTGTGTTCACCCAGACGATCCTCCTTATCCTGTATTCGGTTTGCCAAGAATCATCGGTCGTGCCGAGGATATCCAGTGGATGCTCGATGCTGTGCCAAATAAGCACAATGGTCTGACTTTCTGTGCAGGTTCATTCTCTGCCGGCGAGCACAACGACTGTGTGGCGATGGCGAAGCAGTTTGCCGACCGCACTCATTTTGTTCATCTGCGCTCCTGCTACATCTTCCCTAACGGCAACTTTACAGAGGCTTCTCACTTGGGTGGTCGCGGCCATCTCATTGAACTTTGCCGCATCTTCGAGAAGGCTGAGCAGGAAGGTAAGTGCAATTCGGGCCGCAGATTGCCTATGCGAGTAGACCACGGTATGACCTTCACTGATGAGCCAGGCGGCGTATTCGATGAGAGCAATCATGGTCACAATGCCGGTTACACTCTCCTCGGCCGTATGTTTGCCATGGGTCAGATTCAGGGTGTCATCGCAACAGTAGATGATGAACTGGGCATTGAGTATAAGCAGCCGGGATTCTATGATTAGTTGATAGCTTATAGTTTATAGTTTATAATTTATAGTTATAGGCTTAGGCTATTAAGTGATTTGAAATTCAGGTTAGATAAAATACGAAAAGGCTAGTGTGCGTTTTTGCATGCTAGCCTTTTTTGTGCTGATTGTTTGGCTATTGGCTAAATATGCCGCTCATTTTAGCCAATAATGCTTAAAAATAGGTATTATTGGCTGAAAATTATATAAGAAATAGCCAATAATTACTTTTTTCTTGCTATTTTTGCAAATGGTTAGAAATTAAAGCAGGAGAATAAGAAATGAAGAATAATATCATAGGCAGAAAGAGTGAACAGGATACCTTGGCACGTATATACGAGTCAAGGCAGTCGGAATTTGTGGCAGTATGCGGACGCCGCAGA of Segatella copri contains these proteins:
- the uxuA gene encoding mannonate dehydratase; translation: MERTWRWFGKKDKITLAQLKQIGVEGIVTALHDVPLGEVWTREKIHELKEYIESYGMKWSVVESLPVVETLKYGGPDRDHQIEVYKESLRNLGEEGIKCICYNFMPVLDWARTDLAHENPNGANNLYMNWGEFAYFDIYILQREGAREDWAEFSKEHKWGRDLVAEADEIKKTSTPEQDHALVENIIIKTQGFVSGNFSEGDSAPVQKFRDLLKLYDGIDKKKLQENMKYWLEAIMPICDEYDINMCVHPDDPPYPVFGLPRIIGRAEDIQWMLDAVPNKHNGLTFCAGSFSAGEHNDCVAMAKQFADRTHFVHLRSCYIFPNGNFTEASHLGGRGHLIELCRIFEKAEQEGKCNSGRRLPMRVDHGMTFTDEPGGVFDESNHGHNAGYTLLGRMFAMGQIQGVIATVDDELGIEYKQPGFYD